The region TGCGTAGTGGTCCGGGAGCCTGGCAGCTTGCGCTCAACATCCGCTGCCATATCAGCGGGCACTTCGTATGACGCTCCCGCAGCTGCAGGGCCGAGCAGCGCCTGCATCTGTGAAGGCTGAGCACCCAGGTCACGCATTGTTTCAACGGTCTTCTTCACGATGCCGTTTCGCGCCCCAAGACGCCCAGCGTGCACCGCGGCAATCACTCCAGCGACGGGGTCTGCCAACAGCACCGGCGTACAGTCAGCGACCAGCACGCACAGGGCGAGGTTCGGGGTCGTGGTTACGATGGCATCAGAAGCCTCGACAGGCTCAGACTGCGGCCCGTCCACGACCGTCACGTTCGGCGTGTGGAGCTGCTCCATCCACACGAAGCGCCCCGCATCTACCCCGAGCAGCGACGCCAACCGCGCGCGGTTCGCGCGTACGGCCTCCGGGTCATCCCCGACGTGCAGCGCAAGATTGAAAGAGTCGTATGGGGACAACGACGCCCCGCCCGCACGGCTTGTAAACACCATGCGGACGGGGCGTTGTTCTACGTCGAGAAGAGAGTCAGTCATGCTCCCAGACTAACGCAAGAAATCAGGGACATCGACGTCAAAATCATCGCCGCCGCGCTCCTCGCGTCCACGACGCTCATAGGAGGATTCGGACTCCCCGCCGGTGAAGAGGCCCGAGCGGTGCGGCTCGTAGCGGTGACGCGCCTGGTAGGAGTCGTCGCGTTCCGTCTCCGGAGCTCGATCCTCAAACAGTGAACCACGCGATGGAGACGGCGCCGCGCCTTCTTCCGCCGATGCGGCTGCAGCATCGACCGGCTGCTGGGCATCCGGGCGAGCGTTGGCCTTCTCGTCGAAGCCAGTTGCGATAATCGTGACGCGCACCTCGTCACCGAGGTTGTCGTCTATGATCGTGCCGAAGATGATGTTCGCGTCGTCGTCTGCCTTCTCTTCGACGATGGACGCTGCGGCACTCGTCTCGTTCAGGCCGAGATCGGAACCACCAGCAACGGAAATGAGCACGCCCTTCGCGCCCTCCATCGTGGTTTCCAGCAGTGGCGAGTTGATCGCCTGCTCCATCGCATTCATCACGCGGTTTTCACCGCGGGAGGAGCCGACGCCCATCAGGGCGGAGCCGGCGTCGGCCATCACCGAGCGCACGTCTGCGAAGTCGACGTTAATCATGCCCGGAATGGTGATCAGGTTCGTAATACCCTGAACACCGTTGTAGAGCACCTCATCCGCAGCGCGGAATGCATCCATCATGGACAGGTCCGAATCACCCAGCTGCAACAGTCGGTCGTTCGGAATGACAATGACGGTGTCGCACACTTCCTTCAGGTTCGCGATGCCCTCGAGCGCCTGACGGGTGCGCCGCTTGCCCTCGAACGTGAACGGACGGGTGACAACGCCAATGGTCAGCGCACCCATCTTCTTCGCGATACCCGCGACAACTGGTGCAGCGCCAGTACCCGTACCGCCGCCCTCGCCAGCGGTCACGAAGACCATGTCCGAGCCCTTCAGCGACTCTTCGATTTCCTGCTTGTGATCCTCAGCGGAGGTCCGGCCAACCTCAGGGTTTGCTCCGGCGCCAAGTCCGCGAGTCGCCTCACGCCCGATGTCGAGCTTGGTGTCTGCATCCGTAAAGAGCAGTGCCTGCGAGTCCGTGTTGATCGCAACGAACTCCACACCTTTCAGGCCCTCTTCGATCATGCGGTTGACAGCGTTAACGCCACCGCCACCGACACCGACGACGCGGATCATGGCGAGGTAGTTTGCGGGAGAGGTCATGGGTAGTGTCTCGCCTTTCAAAACTTCTTAGAACTTCAACAATTGCGGTAACGCATCCCATCATGGGCGAAAACACGAAAAAATTTATTGTTTCCCTCGGCGTGTCTCGACCCTAAACCTTTACTTTAGGGTTTTGACCTGGGGTTTTACACCGCTACCGCGCGGTAATCAGCTCCGGATTAGAAATATTGAACTCGGCGCCCTCGCGTTGCAAAACGGTTTCAAAGGCCAGTGACTTATTCGCATTGTCTTCTGAGGCGCCCCACACCACGCGGCGGTTGTCGTGTAACCGCAGCACGAATGAGTAGCGGCCATTCGCCTCCAAAGCGGCAACTTGCGCACGCGCACCACTGCTTATCGACGCCGCGATCGCCACAGCGTCCCGCATCTGCTCCTTGTTCTCGACGTCGACCCCCACGAGCTCCATCGCCCCAACCGGCGGTTCAGCGATCAGAAAATCCTTGCCCTCAGTATCGATCAGATGCGCCCCGTCCGGCTGCTGCAAGTACGCCACTGCGACACGCTCTTTGAGGTCAACTCTCACAGTGCTTGGCCAGTCGCGGTGCACCGTGACAACGTCCACCCACGGGTCCTGCACGATGTTCTCAGCAGCACGGCGCACCTTGACCAGCCCCATAGGCGTGCCCAGCTCAATGTCGGACTGGGCTTGCACCGCCTCGGGCGTGAGCACGTCGTTGCCATCAACAACCACACCCTTCACCGGCATCAACGGTGTAAACGGCAACGCAATTCCGCACACAGCGAGACCAGCGATGACAGCTCCCGCGATAGCGAAGCGACGCTTGCGCTTGCTCTTGCTGCGCGTTTGAGCGTCCTCATCACCAAACTCGTCGAGGTGGTCCGACTCGAAGGCTTCCTGCTCTGTCTGCTCTGTCACGCTAAACCTCCGTCTGCCGAAGTTGCGCGAGGATCTCATCGGCGAGCATTGTCACCGACCCAGCGCCCATCGTTAGGATGACGTCCCCAGGACGAACCATTGATGCCAGTGTCACCGGTACTGCGAGGAAATTGGGCTCAAGCACTACCGGCACCGAGCTATCCATCTTGTCAGTAATGAGCCTGCTGGTCACATCTTCAACGGGCGCTTCGCGTGCGCCGAAGATGTCCAGCACCATGACGACATCCGCGAGTGAGAGGGCGTCAGCAAACTCTTGGGCAAAGTTCTGTGTGCGCGAGTACAGGTGCGGTTGGAAGCACACCACGACGCGCGCACCCTTGCCCTCAGACTCGACTTTCTCCCGCGCCGCCGTCAACACAGCGGTGACCTCGGTTGGGTGGTGCGCGTAGTCGTCGTAGACACGGGTACCTGCGAACGGCCCGTCCTCTACGAGGCCCTTAAACTCGAAGCGGCGCCGGACACCGGAGAACCCGCTCAGCCCCGCTGCAATCCGTTCAGGTTCCGCACCCGCCAGCGTCGAGGACAACAGCGCGGCCAGGGAGTTGAGCACCATGTGCCGGCCGGGGATCGACAGGCGGTAGGAGTACTCAGCAGATGCGCCGCCGGTGTTGAGTCGAGCACGCACGTCGACGTAGGAGCCGTCGATACGCTCTTCTATAACTACTGCACCTGCCGGAATGTCTGGGTGCGCTGCAGCCGCTGCTTCAGTGCCGTAGCCGACGACGTTGATGCCGCGCTGCAATGCGCGCTCACCACAGCTTGCAGCGTGCTCGTCATCCATACAAACGACGAGGAAACCGCCGGGCTGCACGCGATCGGCGAAGTCGTCGAACACCTTGAAGTATGCCTCGCGCGTGCCGAAGTAGTCCAGGTGGTCAGGCTCAATGTTGGTGATAACGGCGATATTTGGTTTGTAGCGAAGCAACGAAGCATCGGACTCGTCCGCCTCCGCCACGAAAATATCGCCCGCACCGTGGTGGGCATTGGTGCCGGCCTTGTTGAGCTGGCCGCCAATTGCAAAGGAAGGGTCCTCCCCCGCAGCCTGCAACGCCACCACGGTCATGGACGTCGTGGACGTCTTGCCATGCGTGCCTGCTAGCAGGAGCTGCGTGTAACCGTCCATCAACTCGCCGAGCAGATCTGAGCGGCGAATCACAGGAATCCCCTCCTCCTTCGCACGCACCAACTCCGGATTATCTTTCGGAATCGCAGCAAAGCTGGTGACCACGACGGTCGGAAGTTGCCCCGTCAGCTCGAGGTTCGCGGCGTCGTGTCCAACTGCGACCTGTGCACCTTGCGAGCGCAACGCACGCACTGGACGGGAGTCTTTCACATCGGACCCGGTCACTACTGCCCCGCGGTCAAGCAGGATGTGGGCGACACCGCTCATGCCAGCGCCACCGATACCAACCAGATGTACGCGGGAAAGATCCACAGAACCAGGCGCGGTGGTGTGTTCGGAAGACATGACGGTGTTACTCCTTTGTGATAGTCGCAATGATCCGTGCAGCGAGATCTTCTGCCACACTACCCGCGCCAGAGTGCTCGAGCGCTTCTCGCATGCGCTGCATGTGCTCTGGCCGACCCAAAATCTCGTTGACGCTGCGGGCAAGCGCGTCTGGGGTGAGCTCGGCGTCATCGATACGCATTGCCGCCCCGGTAGCTACCAGGTGCGCCGAGTTAAGCCCCTGTTCGCCGTTGCCGTGCGGCAGTGGGATGTAAACGGCTGGCAGGCCAGCGGCTGAGTTTTCCGCCACGGTCATGGCGCCGGAGCGACACACAACCATGTCCGCCACGGCATACGCAGCTTCCATGTCGTCGATGTACGGCACCGCCGTGTAGCCTTCGTGTGGCTTCGGGGCGTCGTTCTTTCTGCCGTAGGCGTGCAGCACCTGGTACCCGCGCGCCGTGATGTCCTCGATGGCCCCGGCAACAGCCCGGTTGATGCTCACCGCACCCTGGGACCCACCGGTAATCAGAACCACCGGCTTGTCCGGATCAAGGTCCCACATCTTGTACCCACGCAGCGCTTTCGCTCCATCCGTATCGACGCCCACTCCCGGACGCACCGGGATCCCCACGACATCACCCGGCATCCCCGAGTTCGCCACGGCGTTAATCCCGACACCACCTAGCTTGACGCCAAGCTTATTGGCCATACCCGCCAACGCGTTCGTTTCCAAGACGAAAAATGGTAGGCGCAACGATGCCGCGGCAAGGTACGCAGACGCCGACACATAGCCACCCGTACCAAAGACTGCCTCAGCCTTTGAATCCTTCATCACCTTCCGTGTTTGGTGCACGGAACGCGCAAGTTTGAACGGTACGCCAAGAAGCTTCCATGGCTTCTTGCGCGGGATCGGCACAGGGTCAATGAGTTGAAGGTTAAAGCCGCGCGCGGGGACGATAGTGGTTTCCAGGCCACGCTCAGTTCCGAGCGCAACCACATTTGCGCCGTACTGTTCGCGAAGCACCTCGCCTACCGCGAGTGCCGGTTCAATATGGCCCGCGGTGCCTCCCCCTGCGAGCACCACTGTGTGCTGGGTCTTGTCCATGATGGATCCCGTCCTTTCCTTTTCGACGGCCACCTAACGGTACCGGCGTCGCTCTGATTGGTTCGGTCGTGGTCTCCGTTGCGTTACCTCGACATTCCTGGTGGGCCGGGGCGAGTGCCGCTGAGCACGGTCGTCTGGGGCAACTCGGTGAGCAACAGGCACTCCGTACCGTTGCTCTCGGCGTGACTGCTCATGTGTACGAGTTCGCTCCGCGCGAGTCGCGCGCAGCTGTGCCGTCGCCTTCGGCTCCGGGACGAACAGCATTCTGTCGAAGCGTGGGCGCCCGTAGTTCTGCATGGCCGAGACTGCGTCGGGCTCGTGGCGGGCAATGGAGGCCAGCATGCCCATCGACCACAAGGTAATCACTGCCGAGGTACCACCGGCGGACAACATCGGCAGCTGAATACCCGTCACCGGCACAAGGCCGACGACGTACCCGATGTTAATGAACGCCTGCGAAACTACGCCTGCTGTTAACGAGGCAGCGGCGAGTCCCTGGAACGATGTCTGTGCGCGTTGCGCAGTGCGCAAACCGAAGTAGCCAAGGGCAGCAAACAGGGCGATCACCATAATGCCGCCCCACATACCGAGCTCTTCGCCGATGACGGCGAAGATGAAGTCGTTTCGAGCCTCTGGGAGGTAGAACCACTTCGCGCGGGACTGTCCGAGGCCGACGCCGAAGAGGGAGCCGTCGGCAAGAGAAAGGAATCCTTGGTGCGTCTGGAACGCAGCACCGCGAGTATCGCTGAAGTTTCCGAACAGCGCCTCGAAGTAGACGTGGAAGCGTTGCGAGCGGAAGCCGCCAAGCAGGAACAACATGACCGCTGCGGCACCGATGAGCCCGCAGAGGATGCCGATGGCCTTGAGCGGGAAGCCTGCGAACCACAGCACAAAGATCACGATGGCGGCAAACGACATGGTCATGCCGGCGTCACCCTGCTTCGCAATCAGGAGGATGCACACGCCCGCTCCAAGCAAGAACTGTGCGGTCGGCGACTGCCACGCAGGCGCCGATGCTGGCGGCTGCTTCTTCGACAGCACCGCAGCACCCCAAATTGCAATAGCCACACGGGCGAACTCAGAAGGCTGCATCGTCAACGAGCCGAACATCAGCCACGATTGCGAACCGACTTCCTCACGTCCGGTACCGATTAGCAGCACCAGTACCAGCAGGAACACCGCGAAGAGGAATAGTGGCGTGGCCAGCTTCCGGATGCGCTCGGGCGGGACCAACAGCGAAACCCAAAACAAGACAAGGCCCGCCAGCACCATCAGGGATTGCCGAAGCGCAGTCGACCACACGCTACTCGAAGCAGCGAACGATGACGCCATCGACGAGCTCATCACCATCACGATGCCCAACGCAGCCAGCACCAGCACCACGGTCCGAATCACGGTGTAGTCAATGAGGGGCCGCTGCTCAAGCGCCGCAATGAACGACGTATGTGCCCGGCCCAGTGCGCTTTGAGGCACGTCGCGGGTGCCAGTCTTTGGCGCACGCGCCGGCGGTTGCTGTCGACGATTTCGCTTCATGGCACCTCATTACCCTTCGCTTCGAACACTGCTGTGTCTCAAGTTACTGTAGTGAAAAGTGTCGCCTGGCGGCCGCACGAAACGCGTCGCCGCGCGCAGACATACCCGGATACATGTCCAGGCTCGCGGCAGCCGGTGCCAGCACAACGCTATCGCCAGGCTGCGCATGCTCTCCAGCAAAGCGAACCACGGCGTCCATTGCCACCTCGGGGTCAGTCGAGTCAGTCGCAAAGATAGGCAGGTCAGGTGCCAGCCGCTTGACGGCGTCGTAAATTTCCATGCGGTCGACCCCAAGCAGCGCTACGGCACGCATGTGCCCCACATGTTTTTCGACGACCTCATCAATCGCAGCGCCCTTCAGCTGACCACCTGCAACCCACACGACGGTGCCCGCCCCGGTCAACGCCGAATCAGCCGCGTGCGGGTTCGTCGCCTTCGAGTTGTCGATCCACCGAACGCCATTCGCCTCGTGGACCACGGCTCCGCGATGCCCCGCAACGTGGAAGCCTGCGAGTGCTTCACGAATCTCAGAGGGTGTCGCACCACACAGCAACGCCACGGCAGCGGCGGCGCCTGCGTCCAGCACGCCTGCAGCACCCGCGGGTTCAATGCCATTCGTATCTGCCAGTTCAAGGACCGAGCCGTCGCGGTGCGCAACGAGCTTGCCGTCGATAACACCGACCTGGCCCTCTTCGGGCTGGCCGAGCGTAAAACCGAAGAATTGCTTGCGGTCATTCTGTGCCACGATCGCTTGCACGTGCTCGTCATCGATGCCGACCACGGCGTTGGAAGCTTTGAGCACCTTCGCCTTCGCAGCCGCGTACGCCTCGAATGAGCCGTGCCAGTCAATGTGGTCGTCCGCAAGGTTGAGTAGAACTGCCGCGTTGGGAACGAGCTGGCTCGACCAATGCAACTGGAAACTGGACAGCTCGGCCACGAGCACGTCGACACGCTGGGGAGCCACCACCGCGTCAGCCACGGCGGTACCGATGTTTCCGCACGCCAGCGCACGCTTACCAGTGCGGGCAGATGCCTCCTGCATCATGGCTGCGAGCATGCCAGTGGTGGTGGTTTTACCGTTCGTGCCTGTCACAACGAGCCACTCGCGCGGTGGCCCGAACACGCCCGCGCGATCCAACCGGTAGCACAGCTCGACATCACCGATGACATCGAGTTGGGCCGAGGCGGCGTCGACAAGCAGCGGCGTGTCGGGCCTCCACCCTGGAGACGTCACTACTACCCCGACCTCACCGAAGTACTCGTGTGCCAGCTGCGTATCGACGGCCCGCACTCCCCACGTGCGCTCAGCGAACTCGCGGTTTTCCTCGCTGTCGTCCGCGACGATGCATGGAACGCCGACCTGCTGGAGCATGCCGAGCACCCCTCGGCCCGAAACGCCCGCACCAGCCAGCAGCACGCCGCGGGAAATCTCTGCGGGGATCATACTCGTATCGGTCATGACAGCGTCACTCCGTTCTGTGTGAGCCACTCACCGTAGAAAATTGCGGTGCCGAGCGCGACCGCCATCGCAGCGATGAGCCAGAAACGCACAACCACGGTTGTCTCCGCCCAGCCTCCTTGCTCAAAGTGGTGGTGGAACGGCGCCATCCGGAACACGCGCTTGCCGGTGGACTTAAACGATGCCACCTGGATGACCACCGAGGCTGCCTCGAGCACGAAGAGTGCGCCAATGATGATCATCAGAAGCTCGGTCTTGGATGCCACTGACAGGCCCGCTACGAGGCCACCGAGCGCCAGCGAACCCGTATCACCCATGAAAATCTTGGCCGGGGACGCGTTCCACCACAGGAATCCAACGCAGGCACCGAAGCCTGCAGCCGCAAGCACCGCCAAGTCAAGCGGGTCACGGACGTTGTAGCAGCCCGCTGCCAGCGCTGCCTCGCAAGAGTTCCGGAACTGCCAGAACGTGATCATGGTGTACGCGGCCATCACCAGAGCAGTCGTACCAGCGGCCAACCCGTCGAGCCCGTCGGTGAGGTTCACCGCGTTCGACCAAGCAGCCAGCAGAATGTAGATAAAGATCAGGAACAGAATTGCGCCAAGGATTCCGCCGCCGACCGCGATGTCAATCGTTTCGATATCGCGTACAAAACTGAGCAGGGTCGAGCCTGGCGTCAAGCCGTTCTCGTCAGGGAATCGCGTGATCAGCAGGCCGAAAACAATGGCAATTGCAAACTGGGACACAAGCTTCGCAGTCTTATTCAAACCGAGATTGCGCTTCATGAAGAGTTTAATACCGTCGTCGGCAAGCCCGACCAGGCCAAGCGCCAATGTCAAGCCCAGCACGATGACGCCGCTCGCGGTAAACGCCGCGTGGTTAGTGGCCAGCGCGACAATCGAGCTAGCCAAGTAGCCCAGCGTGATCGCGAGCAAAATAGCGATGCCACCCATCGTTGGGGTGCCGCGCTTCCGCGCGTGCGACTGCGGCCCGTCCTCCCGAATTTCCTGGCCGATCTCGCGGCGGTGGAAATACCGAATCAACAAAGGTGTGACAAAAATGGAAACGAGGAAGCTAATAACTCCTGCGACAATTACTTGAATCATGTGAGACTGCTACCTTGCTTCATTCTCATTGGTTGACTTACTTTGACTGTCAAGCGTACGGGTGCGCATGAGTTGTTCAGCCACCACCCACAACTTTTGGGCGTTCGACGCTTTGACCAGCACCACTGCTGGCGGGGGTGTGGCAGTGGCAATCGTAGCTTCAACAGCGTTGCTTGCCTCGGCACTATCGGCAACAGACTGTGTGGCGATGCCCTGCTGCTGTGCCGCTTGCGCCAGCGATTCCATCGCGTCACTTTGCCCCACTGCTACGAGGTCCGTGATGTTGTGCTTTACCAGTTCTCCGGCGAGCTCAGCGTGGGCTGACGCGGACTCCTCGCCGAGCTCGCCCATCTCACCGAGCACCGCTATCGAGCGCGCCCCCGGGTGTGCGGCAGCCGTCGACGCAAGCGCTGCGATACCGGCACGCATTGATTCAGGGTTTGCGTTGTACGCGTCGTTAATGACAGTCACGCCATCCTCGCGGGTGCGCACATCCATGCGGTTCACGGATACGGTCCGTGCCTGGCTCAGCGCTGCCGCGATCGCTTCAGGCTGCATGCCCGCACCGAAACCGACTGCCGCCGCAGCAAGCGCGTTGCCAACCTGGTGGGCGCCGTGCACGCCCAGGCGAACTCTGTGCTGTTGCCCGTCTGGCGTGTGCATCACAAACGATGCTCGGGCAACCTCGTCCAATGAGATGTCTGTGGCAAAAAAGTCTGCTTCGGGCGAGCCCTCAGCCGAAAACATCCACACCTTCGCAGTTGTGCGGGGGCGCATACCTGCAACAAATGGGTCATCGGCGTTCAAGATGGCGATTCCACCGTGATCCGCATCAGGGAGTGATTCGACTAACTCGCCCTTCGCCTGAGCAATCGCCTCGCGTGAGCCAAACTCCCCAAGGTGTGCGGAGCCAACGTTGAGCACCACGCCGATTGATGGCGGGGCAATCTTTGCAAGATGCGCGATGTGCCCAATGCCCCTCGCGGACATCTCCGCCACCAAAAACGCCGTCTCCTGTGTGCAGCGCAGCACCGTGTACGGGTGACCAATCTCGTTATTAAAGGATCCCGGAGGAGCCACGGTCTCGCCTTTGTGGCGAAGCACCGCAGCGATCAGGTCTTTCGTCGAGGTCTTCCCCGCCGAACCGGTCACGCCGACAATTGTGAGTCCGTGTTCGCGAACTAGGCGGCGAGCCACGTGCGCTGCGAGCTTCGAAAGGCCCGCGACAACACCGAGTGCACTGCCCGTTGGGTCGCTCGCAGCCAAGTCAGAGTTGTCATCTGGCCGAATCTCGGCGCACGGAACGATCACCGCAGGAGCACCCACGTCGCGCGTGGTTATGGCGGCTACCGCGCCCTGCTCCAATGCCGTGCCGACGAAGTCGTGTCCATCAACCCTCGCGCCTTTCAGCGCAAGGAAAAGGTCGCCCTCAGACACCTTCCGCGAATCAAACTCGACGCCACCCGATACTTTCGCCTCGGGGTCCGCCTCCTTCGACAGCGTTCCCCCGACGATCTCGGCGATCTCACCCAACGAACATGCAATCATTATCTACTGTTACCTCGCGAAAGTTTCTAGGGCGCGACGCATCTCTTCCCGATCATCGAAGTGGTGCGTCGTAGTGCCAACAATCTGGCCGACTTCATGCCCCTTGCCAACGACAATGACCGCATCTCCCGGCTGTGCCCACTGCACCAGAGCGTCAATCGCCGCAGCGCGGTCGCCGATTTCACGCACCTCCGGGTGGTGGGGAGCATCCGCGAGTTCCAATGCACCACGCAGCACCTCCGCGCGGATCGATGCTGGGTCCTCTGTACGCGGGTTATCATCAGTCACCACCACAAAGTCAGCACGCTGCGCAGATTCGCGGCCCATGATGACGCGTTTCGACGCATCCCTGTCCCCGCCGGCGCCAACAGCAATGCCGACGCGCCCAGCCACTTGCTTTCGGAGCGTATCCAGCACGGCTGCGATGGCCGCAGGCTTATGCGCGTAGTCCACGACTGCAACAAACGGTTGCCCGCAGTCGATGCGTTCCATACGTCCAGGGACCTGCGCTTTTGATAGGCCCTTCATGAATGCATCTACATCAACGTCGGCGGTGTACGCCATAGCGGTTGCCAAGGCAGCGTTAGCCACGTTGAACGCGCCCGGCATTTGCAGCGTCAACGTGTGAGTCGAAGTGGGCGTCGATAAGGAAATCTCTTGCGCGCCAGTCTTGTCTGCGGACAGCTGCTTCGCGCTCACGTCGACCCCAACCTGGCCGTGGGTGCCAACGCGAACCGGGTGCTGTGCCCGGTCAGCCATGCGCTCGCCCCACTCGTCATCGACGCAAACTACCGCGCGTTTCGCGGCACTGCGCGACGTCGGGTCAAAGAAGAGCGCCTTCGCCTCAAAGTACTCCTCCATTGTTTTATGGAAGTCCAGGTGATCCTGGCTCAGGTTTGTAAACCCAGCGACATCGAAAGACGTGCCACTCACCCTGCCAAGCATGAGCGCGTGGGAAGAAACCTCCATCACTACGTGCGTCACTCCAGCCTGCAGCATGCGGCGGAACAGAGCCTGCAGCGTCGGGGCTTCCGGGGTAGTCAGGGACGTTGGAACGTACTCGCCGAGAATCTTCGTGCCGGTGGTGCCAATCAGACCTACCTTCGCTCCTGCTGCCTCAAGCCCCTTCTCCAGCATGTACGTCACGGTAGTCTTGCCAGACGTGCCGGTAACCCCGAGCAGCGTCATGTGCTCGGATGGGTGACCATACACCTCGGCTGACACATCGCCGAGAACTTCGCGAACGTCTTCGACGACCAGCACCGGCCGCGTTTCCCCTTGGCCCTCGAGGATCTTCGCGCCTGCATTGTCAGTAAAGATGGCGCCCGCTGGGCACTGCTTTGCAAACGTTGCACCATGCACGCGGGTGCCGGGCAAAGCTGCGAACAGTCCGCCTGGGGCAATCTTCGACGAATCGAGTGCAATCTCTTCAATGTGCAGCGGCTGATCTGGGGCGTTGTGGAGCGTCCCACCAGACAGCGCTGCGAGCGCCTCCAGGGTAGGCGAGTTCGGTGTTGTCTGCGTCATGTCATTCATTGTGAAACTTCCCTACTGGGCTTGCAAAACGTACTGGTCCGCTTCTGGGCTAGGCGGCAAGTTCTCCCTATTGATCAGCCAGCTGGCGATTTCAGTAAACACCG is a window of Corynebacterium pseudogenitalium DNA encoding:
- the pgeF gene encoding peptidoglycan editing factor PgeF — encoded protein: MTDSLLDVEQRPVRMVFTSRAGGASLSPYDSFNLALHVGDDPEAVRANRARLASLLGVDAGRFVWMEQLHTPNVTVVDGPQSEPVEASDAIVTTTPNLALCVLVADCTPVLLADPVAGVIAAVHAGRLGARNGIVKKTVETMRDLGAQPSQMQALLGPAAAGASYEVPADMAADVERKLPGSRTTTHAGTTGLDIRAGIRRQLTELGVQRIDVDPRDTIADEDFFSYRRESTTGRQAGVIWLTGVK
- a CDS encoding FtsW/RodA/SpoVE family cell cycle protein, yielding MKRNRRQQPPARAPKTGTRDVPQSALGRAHTSFIAALEQRPLIDYTVIRTVVLVLAALGIVMVMSSSMASSFAASSSVWSTALRQSLMVLAGLVLFWVSLLVPPERIRKLATPLFLFAVFLLVLVLLIGTGREEVGSQSWLMFGSLTMQPSEFARVAIAIWGAAVLSKKQPPASAPAWQSPTAQFLLGAGVCILLIAKQGDAGMTMSFAAIVIFVLWFAGFPLKAIGILCGLIGAAAVMLFLLGGFRSQRFHVYFEALFGNFSDTRGAAFQTHQGFLSLADGSLFGVGLGQSRAKWFYLPEARNDFIFAVIGEELGMWGGIMVIALFAALGYFGLRTAQRAQTSFQGLAAASLTAGVVSQAFINIGYVVGLVPVTGIQLPMLSAGGTSAVITLWSMGMLASIARHEPDAVSAMQNYGRPRFDRMLFVPEPKATAQLRATRAERTRTHEQSRREQRYGVPVAHRVAPDDRAQRHSPRPTRNVEVTQRRPRPNQSERRRYR
- the ftsZ gene encoding cell division protein FtsZ; translated protein: MTSPANYLAMIRVVGVGGGGVNAVNRMIEEGLKGVEFVAINTDSQALLFTDADTKLDIGREATRGLGAGANPEVGRTSAEDHKQEIEESLKGSDMVFVTAGEGGGTGTGAAPVVAGIAKKMGALTIGVVTRPFTFEGKRRTRQALEGIANLKEVCDTVIVIPNDRLLQLGDSDLSMMDAFRAADEVLYNGVQGITNLITIPGMINVDFADVRSVMADAGSALMGVGSSRGENRVMNAMEQAINSPLLETTMEGAKGVLISVAGGSDLGLNETSAAASIVEEKADDDANIIFGTIIDDNLGDEVRVTIIATGFDEKANARPDAQQPVDAAAASAEEGAAPSPSRGSLFEDRAPETERDDSYQARHRYEPHRSGLFTGGESESSYERRGREERGGDDFDVDVPDFLR
- the murG gene encoding undecaprenyldiphospho-muramoylpentapeptide beta-N-acetylglucosaminyltransferase, with the protein product MDKTQHTVVLAGGGTAGHIEPALAVGEVLREQYGANVVALGTERGLETTIVPARGFNLQLIDPVPIPRKKPWKLLGVPFKLARSVHQTRKVMKDSKAEAVFGTGGYVSASAYLAAASLRLPFFVLETNALAGMANKLGVKLGGVGINAVANSGMPGDVVGIPVRPGVGVDTDGAKALRGYKMWDLDPDKPVVLITGGSQGAVSINRAVAGAIEDITARGYQVLHAYGRKNDAPKPHEGYTAVPYIDDMEAAYAVADMVVCRSGAMTVAENSAAGLPAVYIPLPHGNGEQGLNSAHLVATGAAMRIDDAELTPDALARSVNEILGRPEHMQRMREALEHSGAGSVAEDLAARIIATITKE
- the murC gene encoding UDP-N-acetylmuramate--L-alanine ligase → MSSEHTTAPGSVDLSRVHLVGIGGAGMSGVAHILLDRGAVVTGSDVKDSRPVRALRSQGAQVAVGHDAANLELTGQLPTVVVTSFAAIPKDNPELVRAKEEGIPVIRRSDLLGELMDGYTQLLLAGTHGKTSTTSMTVVALQAAGEDPSFAIGGQLNKAGTNAHHGAGDIFVAEADESDASLLRYKPNIAVITNIEPDHLDYFGTREAYFKVFDDFADRVQPGGFLVVCMDDEHAASCGERALQRGINVVGYGTEAAAAAHPDIPAGAVVIEERIDGSYVDVRARLNTGGASAEYSYRLSIPGRHMVLNSLAALLSSTLAGAEPERIAAGLSGFSGVRRRFEFKGLVEDGPFAGTRVYDDYAHHPTEVTAVLTAAREKVESEGKGARVVVCFQPHLYSRTQNFAQEFADALSLADVVMVLDIFGAREAPVEDVTSRLITDKMDSSVPVVLEPNFLAVPVTLASMVRPGDVILTMGAGSVTMLADEILAQLRQTEV
- the murD gene encoding UDP-N-acetylmuramoyl-L-alanine--D-glutamate ligase encodes the protein MTDTSMIPAEISRGVLLAGAGVSGRGVLGMLQQVGVPCIVADDSEENREFAERTWGVRAVDTQLAHEYFGEVGVVVTSPGWRPDTPLLVDAASAQLDVIGDVELCYRLDRAGVFGPPREWLVVTGTNGKTTTTGMLAAMMQEASARTGKRALACGNIGTAVADAVVAPQRVDVLVAELSSFQLHWSSQLVPNAAVLLNLADDHIDWHGSFEAYAAAKAKVLKASNAVVGIDDEHVQAIVAQNDRKQFFGFTLGQPEEGQVGVIDGKLVAHRDGSVLELADTNGIEPAGAAGVLDAGAAAAVALLCGATPSEIREALAGFHVAGHRGAVVHEANGVRWIDNSKATNPHAADSALTGAGTVVWVAGGQLKGAAIDEVVEKHVGHMRAVALLGVDRMEIYDAVKRLAPDLPIFATDSTDPEVAMDAVVRFAGEHAQPGDSVVLAPAAASLDMYPGMSARGDAFRAAARRHFSLQ
- a CDS encoding cell division protein FtsQ/DivIB is translated as MTEQTEQEAFESDHLDEFGDEDAQTRSKSKRKRRFAIAGAVIAGLAVCGIALPFTPLMPVKGVVVDGNDVLTPEAVQAQSDIELGTPMGLVKVRRAAENIVQDPWVDVVTVHRDWPSTVRVDLKERVAVAYLQQPDGAHLIDTEGKDFLIAEPPVGAMELVGVDVENKEQMRDAVAIAASISSGARAQVAALEANGRYSFVLRLHDNRRVVWGASEDNANKSLAFETVLQREGAEFNISNPELITAR